Below is a genomic region from bacterium.
CTTGTTCCGTAATAGCAGAAATATTTTCCATCATATTGACCACATTATCTGCTTTATTAGCCAGATCAGTTATTTTATCTGCAGATTCTTTAATTTTATCAGTTGTAGATATTGAAGCCGTGGCTATTTCTTTTAAACTGATTTCAACATCTTCAATATGTTTGAGACTTATATCAATATCCTTGGTGGTTTTTTCCATCGTATGAACTGCATTAACAGTTTTATTCTGAATTTGTTTAATCATTACTGTTATTTTATCTGTAGCTTCGGCAGACTGTGTCGCCAATTTTTTAACTTCATCTGCGACCACCGCAAAACCTTTTCCATGTTCTCCTGCCCGTGCAGCTTCTATTGCAGCATTAAGCGCAAGTAAATTAGTCTGGTTGGCTATGCCTTTAATTAATTCAACAATAACTCCTATTTCTGATCCTAATTTGCCAAGGTCGGCTATTTCTATAGCAACTTCATCAGCTGAATCTTTAACTTCTTTAGAGCTTATAGCGGCTACATTAGCTTTAGAACTACCTTTATTTGCATTATCTTCAGTAGTTTTAGCTATATTGACAGTTTCATCCATTGTTTTTAAAATTACCTGAATAGAATTATTTATTTCTTCCACGCATTGAACACTTTCATTAACATGGCGAGCTTGTTCCTGAGATCCTGAAGCTAATTGAGATATACTTAAAGCCACCTGTCCTGCGCCTTTTGAAGTTTGTTCTGTAGCAATGCTAATTCCATTTGATCCTGCTAAGACTTCTTCAACGGTTTTATTTACCTGCCTAATCAAATTTTTAAAATTATTTATAAATTTACTGAATGCTCTGGTTAACCTACCTATTTCAGAAGCACTGGAATCTTCTATTATACAAACTTTTAAGTCGTTTTCGGCAAGTTTCAAACTTATATCAGAAAGATCTTCTATTGGTTTAGAGATTTTATGCCCGAGCTTAAAGGCTATAAAACAGGTTATTGCCACTGCTAATATTGCCACTAAT
It encodes:
- a CDS encoding HAMP domain-containing methyl-accepting chemotaxis protein — protein: MNNMICILALVAILAVAITCFIAFKLGHKISKPIEDLSDISLKLAENDLKVCIIEDSSASEIGRLTRAFSKFINNFKNLIRQVNKTVEEVLAGSNGISIATEQTSKGAGQVALSISQLASGSQEQARHVNESVQCVEEINNSIQVILKTMDETVNIAKTTEDNANKGSSKANVAAISSKEVKDSADEVAIEIADLGKLGSEIGVIVELIKGIANQTNLLALNAAIEAARAGEHGKGFAVVADEVKKLATQSAEATDKITVMIKQIQNKTVNAVHTMEKTTKDIDISLKHIEDVEISLKEIATASISTTDKIKESADKITDLANKADNVVNMMENISAITEQAAASTEEIASVSHEQTQSLEKININSQILAKAAQNLQELISTFKI